One window of the Anolis sagrei isolate rAnoSag1 chromosome 5, rAnoSag1.mat, whole genome shotgun sequence genome contains the following:
- the RPL18A gene encoding large ribosomal subunit protein eL20, with the protein MKASGTLREYKVVGRCLPTPKCPTPPLYRMRIFAPNHVVAKSRFWYFVSQLKKMKKSSGEIVYCGQVFEKSPLRVKNFGIWLRYDSRSGTHNMYREYRDLTTAGAVTQCYRDMGARHRARAHSIQIMKVEEIAASKCRRPAVKQFHDSKIKFPLPHRVLRRQHKPRFTTKRPNTFF; encoded by the exons ATGAAGGCGTCCGGCACC cTGAGGGAGTACAAAGTTGTTGGAAGATGCCTTCCCACTCCCAAGTGCCCAACACCACCTCTCTACCGCATGCGTATCTTTGCTCCTAATCATGTTGTTGCAAAGTCCCGTTTCTGGTATTTTGTTTCCCAGCTGAAGAAGATGAAAAAGTCTTCTGGAGAGATTGTATACTGTGGACAG GTTTTTGAGAAATCTCCACTGAGGGTGAAAAACTTTGGCATCTGGCTGCGATATGACTCTCGTAGTGGAACTCACAACATGTATAGAGAGTACAGGGATTTGACAACGGCTGGAGCTGTTACACAGTGCT ATCGTGATATGGGAGCCCGCCATAGGGCCCGTGCTCATTCGATTCAGATCATGAAGGTCGAAGAGATTGCTGCTAGCAAGTGCCGCAGACCAGCTGTCAAGCAGTTCCAT GATTCCAAAATTAAGTTCCCTCTGCCGCACAGAGTTCTGCGTCGCCAGCACAAGCCACGCTTCACCACCAAGAGACCAAACACTTTCTTCTAA
- the XPOT gene encoding exportin-T: MDEQALLGLNPNADLEFRQRALAYFEQLKVSPDAWQLCAEALAKGIYSDDHIKFFCFQVLEHQIKYKYSQLTEVQHQLIRETLITWLQAQLLHSQSEKTFIRNKAAQVFALLFVTEYLTKWPKFFFDVLSVVGLNPRGVDLYLRILMAVDAELVDRDVVHTLEEARRNTLLKDSMREQCIPSLVESWYQILQTYQYTNSELTCQCLEVIGAYVSWIDLSLIANERFINMLLGHMSIEVLREEACDCLFEIVNKGMDPIDKTKLVETLCQVLQSAGLFSIDQEEDVDFLARFSKLINGMGQALITSWTKLVKSGDIKNAQDTLQAIEAKVVLMLQLLVHEDDDISSNIIGFCYDYLHILKQLSILSEQQKANVEAIMLAVMKKLTYDEEYNFENEGEDEAMFVEYRKQLKLLLDRLAQVSPELLLVSVCRVFNTTLQNWQTKPFMEVEVAIRLLYMLAEALPASHGAHFTGDTKANALQDMMRTLVTSGISTYQHTSVTLEFFETVVRYEKFFTTEPQHIPNVLMAFLDHRGLRHSSPKVRSRIAYLFSRFVKSLNKQMNPFTEDVLNRIQDLLELSPPENGYQSLLTSDDQLFIYETAGVLIVNSDYSAERKQALMRNLLTPLMEKFKVLLEKLMMASDEDRQAALADCLNRAVGFASRTSKAFSNKQTVKQCGCSEVYLDCLQTFLPALSCPVQKEVLRGGVRTFLHRMIICLEEEVLPFIPSASEHMLKDCEAKDLQEFIPLINQITAKFKTQVSPFLQQVFMPLLRAIFEVLHSPAEENDQSAALEKQMLRRSYFAFLQTVTGSGMSEVIANQGAENVEHVLITIIQGAVDYPDPIAQKTCFIILSKLVELWGGKDGPVGFADFVYKHIVPACFLAPLKQTFDLADAQTVLALSECAVTLKTIHLKRGLECIQYLQQEYLPSLQVGPEIIQEFCQALQQPDAKVFKNYLKVFFQRAKP, translated from the exons ATGGATGAGCAAGCACTGCTCGGATTAAATCCAAATGCTGACTTAGAATTCAGGCAAAGG gcATTGGCCTACTTTGAACAGCTGAAGGTATCTCCGGATGCTTGGCAGTTATGTGCTGAAGCTTTAGCAAAAGGCATCTACAG TGATGATCACATCAAATTTTTCTGCTTTCAAGTTCTGGAACATCAAATTAAATACAA GTATTCTCAGTTAACAGAAGTGCAACACCAATTAATTAGGGAAACACTCATAACCTGGCTACAAGCAcag CTGCTGCATTCTCAGTCAGAAAAGACGTTTATACGGAACAAAGCAGCACAAGTCTTCGCTTTGCTGTTCGTTACTGAATATCTCACAAAATGGCCCAAGTTTTTCTTCGATGTCCTCTCTGTAGTGGGCCTTAATCCCCGAGGTGTGGACTTGTATCTCAGGATTCTCATGGCGGTTGATGCTGAATTAGTAGACAGAGATGTTGTTCATACATTAGAG GAGGCTCGAAGAAATACCTTGTTAAAAGACTCTATGAGGGAACAATGCATTCCAAGCTTGGTGGAATCATGGTACCAAATATTACAAACGTATCAGTATACAAATTCAGAGTTGACGTGTCAGTGCCTTGAAGTCATTGGAGCATATGTCTCTTGGATAGATTTGAGCCTGATCGCCAATGAAAG GTTTATAAACATGCTGCTTGGTCACATGTCTATAGAAGTACTACGGGAAGAAGCATGTGACTGCTTATTTGAAATTGTAAATAAAGGCATGGACCCAATTGATAAAACAAAGCTAGTAGAAACCTTGTGTCAAGTGTTACAGTCTGCTGGCCTCTTCAGTATTGACCAG GAAGAAGATGTGGACTTCCTAGCTAGGTTCTCCAAACTTATAAATGGGATGGGCCAGGCACTGATAACAAGTTGGACTAAACTTGTTAAGAGCGGTGATATTAAGAACGCCCAAGATACCCTCCAAGCTATTGAAGCAAAAGTGGTCCTCATGTTGCAACTTCTGGTCCATGAGGATGAcgatatatcatctaatattattgGTTTTTGTTATGACTATCTACATATATTGAAACAG CTTTCTATACTTTCAGAACAGCAAAAGGCTAATGTAGAG GCAATTATGTTGGCTGTTATGAAGAAGTTAACATATGACGAAGAATACAACTTTGAAAATGAG GGGGAAGATGAGGCAATGTTTGTTGAATATCGAAAACAGCTGAAGCTGTTGCTGGACCGACTTGCGCAGGTGTCGCCTGAATTGCTTTTGGTTTCTGTATGCAGAGTTTTTAACACTACACTGCA GAATTGGCAAACAAAGCCATTTATGGAAGTAGAAGTAGCAATAAGACTGCTATATATGTTGGCAGAGGCCCTTCCGGCCTCTCACGGGGCTCATTTCACAGGTGATACAAAGGCTAATGCTCTGCAGGATATGATGCGGACT TTGGTGACATCAGGTATTAGTACCTATCAGCACACTTCAGTCACTCTGGAATTCTTTGAGACTGTGGTCCGATATGAGAAGTTTTTCACCACTGAGCCTCAGCACATTCCAAATGTCTTA ATGGCTTTTTTGGATCATAGAGGTCTTCGCCATTCCAGTCCAAAAGTACGAAGCAGAATAGCGTACCTTTTCTCCAGATTTGTCAAATCCCTGAA TAAACAAATGAATCCCTTTACTGAAGATGTGCTAAACAGAATACAGGATCTGTTGGAACTCTCTCCACCG GAAAATGGTTATCAGTCCCTTTTAACCAGTGATGACCAGTTGTTCATTTATGAGACTGCTGGAGTATTAATAGTGAACAGTGACTACTCTGCAGAACGGAAGCAGGCTTTAATGAGAAATCTTTTGACTCCTCTAATGGAGAAGTTCAAAGTGCTGCTAGAAAAACTCATGATGGCCTCAGATGAAGACAGGCAGGCAGCATTAGCTGATTGCCTGAATCGAGCTGTTGGCTTTGCAAG CCGTACCAGCAAAGCTTTCAGCAACAAGCAGACAGTTAAACAGTGTGGTTGCTCTGAAGTGTATTTGGACTGTTTGCAAACATTTCTGCCGGCTCTCAGCTGCCCCGTGCAAAAAGAAGTGCTTAGGGGTGGCGTCCGCACCTTTCTTCACCGAATGATTATTTGCTTAGAGGAGGAAGTTCTCCCATTTATCCCTTCTGCCTCTGAACATATGCTCAAGGACTGTGAAGCAAAAGACCTTCAAGAATTCATTCCCCTCATAAACCAAATCACAGCTAAGTTCAAG ACTCAGGTTTCCCCCTTCCTGCAACAAGTGTTTATGCCTTTGCTGCGTGCTATTTTTGAAGTCCTTCATAGCCCAGCTGAAGAAAATGACCAGTCTGCTGCTTTGGAGAAACAAATGTTGCGGAGGAGTTACTTCGCCTTCCTCCAGACAGTCACAGGCAGTGGAATGAGCGAAGTTATAGCTAATCAAG gTGCAGAGAATGTGGAGCATGTGTTGATCACAATCATCCAAGGAGCAGTTGATTATCCTGATCCTATTGCTCAGAAAACCTGTTTTATCATCCTTTCAAAACTGGTTGAACTCTGGG GGGGCAAGGATGGACCTGTGGGATTTGCTGACTTTGTCTACAAACACATTGTTCCTGCCTGTTTCTTAGCACCTTTAAAGCAAACATTTGACCTAGCAGATGCACAGACAGTATTG